In one bacterium genomic region, the following are encoded:
- the nuoB gene encoding NADH-quinone oxidoreductase subunit NuoB encodes MGIKLKALTKSLWVYHLSTGSCNNCDIEILDCLTPRFDLERFGIVLVGSPRHADALLVTGNMTMKSMQRAKEVYEQVPKPCVVIAIGTCALDHGVFSGSYVMPKTVDEVLPVDIYIPGCPPKPEGIIAGVAKLLALVKQKA; translated from the coding sequence ATGGGAATTAAATTAAAAGCACTTACAAAATCCTTATGGGTGTACCACCTGTCAACAGGAAGCTGTAATAACTGTGATATTGAGATACTTGACTGCCTGACTCCCCGGTTTGACCTTGAACGGTTTGGTATTGTCCTCGTGGGGAGTCCGAGGCATGCAGATGCCCTTTTGGTAACCGGAAATATGACAATGAAATCAATGCAGAGGGCAAAAGAAGTTTATGAGCAGGTTCCAAAGCCATGCGTTGTAATTGCAATTGGTACATGCGCCCTTGATCATGGTGTTTTTTCCGGCAGTTATGTTATGCCCAAAACAGTTGACGAGGTTTTACCGGTAGATATCTATATTCCGGGATGCCCTCCGAAACCGGAAGGTATTATAGCAGGTGTGGCAAAGCTT
- a CDS encoding NADH-quinone oxidoreductase subunit H, producing the protein MEQVFNYLIFPGFIFTAFVGILASWLDRKVTARVQWRVGPPFMQPLFDIVKLLGKETVIPRACSRATFLTAPVFGLAAVTLVSTIVWNSLLWQDRGFIGDLIVVLYFLMIPSISFIIGGFASKNPIASLGASREMKLMLADELPFLLAVAVPVIKAGGAIKLNQLIAFQQTHGMIAGSASGIIALIIVILTIQAKLTLVPFDIPEAETEIMGGLEVEYSGTPLAIIKLTKMMMFFTLPMFFVLIFWGGVSFHGWSILWSILKYLFFLVIAILIRNTNPRVRIDQAVKFFWGPVTFLGIVAVILALMGF; encoded by the coding sequence ATGGAACAAGTGTTTAATTATCTGATTTTTCCAGGATTTATTTTTACTGCTTTTGTCGGTATCCTGGCAAGCTGGCTGGACAGAAAAGTGACAGCGAGAGTTCAATGGAGAGTAGGCCCCCCGTTTATGCAGCCTCTTTTTGATATTGTTAAACTTCTCGGTAAAGAGACAGTAATACCAAGAGCATGCTCCAGAGCAACTTTTCTTACAGCTCCTGTATTCGGGCTTGCTGCGGTTACTCTTGTTTCAACAATTGTATGGAATTCATTGCTGTGGCAGGACAGAGGTTTTATCGGTGATCTTATTGTAGTTCTGTATTTTCTAATGATCCCTTCGATTTCCTTTATTATCGGAGGGTTTGCATCAAAAAATCCGATTGCATCTCTCGGTGCAAGCAGAGAAATGAAACTAATGCTTGCTGATGAACTTCCCTTTCTACTTGCAGTTGCTGTACCTGTAATTAAAGCCGGCGGCGCAATTAAACTTAACCAGTTGATTGCTTTTCAGCAGACTCATGGAATGATTGCAGGATCAGCATCAGGTATAATAGCCCTAATAATTGTAATCCTGACTATTCAGGCAAAACTTACTCTTGTACCCTTTGATATTCCTGAAGCTGAAACAGAAATTATGGGCGGACTTGAAGTTGAGTATTCAGGCACACCTCTCGCAATAATAAAACTCACAAAAATGATGATGTTTTTTACTCTCCCGATGTTTTTTGTCCTCATCTTTTGGGGAGGAGTAAGCTTCCACGGCTGGTCCATATTGTGGTCCATATTAAAATATCTGTTTTTTCTTGTAATTGCCATACTTATACGTAACACAAATCCCAGGGTGCGTATAGATCAGGCTGTGAAGTTTTTCTGGGGTCCTGTTACATTTTTAGGAATAGTTGCTGTTATTCTTGCTTTAATGGGGTTTTAA
- a CDS encoding FAD/NAD(P)-binding protein yields MSKAENPYKPQKAVIEKIIPETPGIKTFILRTEAPFSFKCGQFAELTLPGVGEGPFAMSSPSHKNQTIEFTINNVGYMTSRLHKANEGDSLGLRGPYGNGFPLESMYGREIILIAGGVGFPPARALLYSLLNEKKKFPKITMCYGARTPDDIVYKYQIDKFKKDIDLRVTVDKADKSWKGHEGVVTTLLDDIKFDRDNVTAVVIGPPIMMKFGTKKLLELKVSPKDIVLSMERKMYCGIGQCRHCLIDHYFICKDGPVFTYDQLKGLPDIWE; encoded by the coding sequence ATGAGTAAAGCAGAAAATCCATACAAACCGCAAAAAGCAGTTATTGAGAAAATAATACCTGAAACCCCGGGTATTAAAACTTTTATTCTACGTACCGAAGCCCCTTTTTCTTTCAAATGCGGCCAGTTTGCAGAATTAACCCTTCCCGGTGTGGGTGAAGGGCCTTTTGCAATGTCTTCTCCGAGTCATAAAAACCAGACAATTGAGTTTACAATCAATAATGTAGGATATATGACTTCAAGGCTGCATAAGGCAAACGAAGGCGATTCTCTTGGGTTAAGGGGCCCCTATGGGAATGGTTTTCCTCTGGAATCAATGTATGGGCGGGAGATCATTTTAATAGCCGGAGGTGTGGGTTTCCCTCCTGCACGGGCCTTATTGTACAGCCTTTTGAATGAAAAGAAGAAGTTCCCCAAAATTACAATGTGTTACGGTGCCAGAACACCGGATGATATAGTTTATAAATATCAGATCGATAAATTTAAAAAAGATATAGACCTCCGCGTAACCGTAGATAAAGCGGATAAATCATGGAAGGGGCATGAAGGAGTTGTTACAACACTTCTTGATGATATAAAATTTGACAGAGATAATGTGACAGCCGTTGTAATCGGCCCGCCGATAATGATGAAGTTCGGGACCAAGAAACTTTTGGAACTGAAAGTCAGCCCAAAAGACATAGTCCTTTCTATGGAACGCAAGATGTACTGCGGTATAGGCCAGTGCAGGCACTGCCTTATTGATCACTACTTTATTTGCAAGGACGGCCCTGTTTTTACGTATGATCAGCTGAAGGGCCTGCCGGATATTTGGGAATGA
- a CDS encoding 4Fe-4S dicluster domain-containing protein has translation MAERYYISREYWASILNVWLEKFFIIAPRREEGGLYFHEVDNSSINSIIVDEVRTVQPLKNYLLPPVENIIKKNNNKNKPWLFLGVKACDLAALPILDQAFGGDFADPLYQSRREESIIVSADCNKPLSTCFCSMVGGDPFPTRGFDLNISKVWEGYVVEIGSLRGKELLEGFDKALKEVVKEENEAVEKMRKQTRVKVLKNNRDFDFNGSYTDIVSKSWESEVYKKHVETCVECGACNNVCPTCHCYMLEDASRKEFVKLRGWDSCQYTGYAVTAGGGTPRPRLFERFRNRYFCKFKYLEENYGQLGCTGCGRCIEACQGKIDMRVVLKDLAAR, from the coding sequence ATGGCAGAACGATACTACATAAGCAGAGAATACTGGGCATCTATTTTAAATGTCTGGCTTGAAAAGTTCTTCATTATTGCGCCGAGACGTGAAGAAGGAGGACTTTATTTCCATGAGGTTGACAACAGCAGTATAAATTCTATTATAGTTGATGAAGTGCGGACTGTGCAGCCTTTGAAAAATTATTTATTACCTCCTGTTGAAAATATAATTAAGAAAAACAACAACAAAAATAAGCCATGGCTGTTTTTGGGGGTTAAGGCATGTGATCTTGCTGCGCTGCCAATTCTGGATCAGGCTTTCGGAGGAGATTTCGCAGATCCTCTTTATCAAAGCAGAAGAGAAGAGAGCATTATTGTAAGTGCAGACTGTAATAAACCTTTAAGCACATGCTTTTGTTCTATGGTTGGCGGTGACCCTTTCCCCACAAGAGGGTTTGACCTTAATATTTCAAAAGTGTGGGAAGGTTATGTTGTCGAAATTGGCAGCCTCAGAGGAAAAGAATTGTTGGAAGGGTTTGACAAAGCTCTGAAAGAAGTTGTGAAGGAGGAAAACGAGGCTGTAGAAAAAATGCGGAAACAGACCAGAGTTAAAGTACTGAAAAATAATCGTGATTTTGATTTTAACGGGTCTTATACGGATATTGTTTCAAAAAGCTGGGAATCCGAAGTATATAAAAAACATGTGGAGACTTGTGTCGAATGTGGTGCTTGTAATAATGTGTGCCCTACATGCCACTGTTACATGCTTGAAGATGCAAGCAGAAAAGAATTTGTTAAATTGAGAGGGTGGGATTCATGTCAGTACACTGGTTATGCTGTTACTGCTGGAGGGGGCACTCCGAGGCCCAGGCTTTTTGAACGTTTTCGCAACAGGTATTTTTGCAAGTTTAAGTATCTTGAAGAAAATTACGGCCAATTGGGCTGCACCGGATGCGGACGCTGTATTGAGGCATGTCAGGGGAAAATTGATATGCGTGTTGTTTTAAAAGACCTTGCGGCGAGATAG
- a CDS encoding hydrogenase maturation protease — protein MKDNVIKSAIADIFNNHHKESVVIVGLGNRDRSDDGIGIKAAEALKQFSPERVFTEEEKSVESLVFDFIENKEIKAIIFIDAADLGGLPGETELFSASDIDKFVPTFSTHKVPITVLMNIIAKRGMDPYFIGIQPETLKFMGSISSVCAESADSIIKFISQNIKIIDSE, from the coding sequence TTGAAAGATAATGTAATAAAATCAGCAATTGCAGATATTTTTAATAATCATCACAAGGAATCTGTTGTTATTGTCGGGCTTGGAAACAGAGACAGAAGTGATGACGGGATAGGTATTAAAGCAGCAGAGGCTCTCAAACAGTTTTCTCCTGAAAGAGTTTTCACTGAAGAGGAAAAAAGCGTTGAGAGCCTTGTCTTTGATTTTATTGAAAACAAAGAAATTAAAGCGATTATATTTATTGATGCTGCTGATCTGGGCGGCCTTCCGGGAGAAACAGAGTTGTTTTCAGCTTCTGATATAGATAAGTTTGTTCCGACATTTTCAACACATAAAGTACCGATTACAGTTTTGATGAATATTATAGCAAAACGTGGAATGGATCCGTATTTTATCGGAATTCAACCCGAGACTCTAAAATTTATGGGCAGTATCAGCTCCGTATGTGCAGAAAGTGCAGATTCTATAATTAAATTTATTTCCCAAAATATAAAAATTATCGATTCAGAGTGA
- a CDS encoding Ni/Fe hydrogenase subunit alpha, giving the protein MREIIVEPLARVEGEGGISIRMDGNKIKDVHFDIFEGTRLIETLVEGKTPAEDVSIACRICAICTISHRYAALRGLEKALGIAVPEKVQLLRSLMHLGELIESNSLHVFVLALPDFLGYPSAIAMAEKYGDEVLGALSLKKYGNHIMQVTGGRMIHGENPTVGGFGKFPDKKTLLGIKSEAKKQLAFAEIGSDLIGGLEIPDFFEEETTYMCCEPGDGTYGIVGDRIIISDGSVVDVAEYKSLTNEQFCAHSAAKHCLYNGKPYSVGALARMVNLGERLQGKAGVLFKKYYNPRWLKNPVFNNLAQAIELVWALELIPGIVDKMLKIEDDPEIVLPSQLDGEGVGAVEAPRGTLYHHYKMKDGLIDKANFVIPTGQNLEDVEKYMRNAVEALVKQDADDDKIRFQCEVIARAYDPCISCSTHLVKIER; this is encoded by the coding sequence ATGAGAGAGATTATTGTAGAACCGTTAGCCAGGGTAGAAGGAGAAGGCGGGATTTCGATAAGGATGGACGGTAATAAAATAAAAGATGTTCATTTTGATATATTTGAAGGCACACGTCTTATTGAGACACTGGTTGAGGGCAAGACTCCTGCTGAAGATGTGAGTATTGCGTGCCGGATATGTGCTATTTGTACTATTTCTCACAGATATGCAGCGTTAAGAGGTTTGGAAAAAGCCCTTGGGATTGCAGTGCCTGAAAAAGTACAGCTATTACGCAGTCTGATGCATCTCGGAGAATTAATTGAGAGTAATTCCCTCCATGTTTTTGTACTTGCCCTGCCGGACTTTTTGGGTTACCCGAGTGCAATAGCAATGGCAGAGAAATACGGAGACGAGGTGCTTGGAGCTTTGAGCCTGAAAAAATATGGAAATCACATAATGCAGGTAACAGGCGGCCGTATGATCCATGGTGAGAATCCTACTGTAGGGGGTTTTGGAAAGTTCCCGGATAAAAAGACTCTTCTCGGAATAAAGAGCGAGGCTAAAAAGCAGCTTGCATTTGCCGAGATAGGGTCAGATCTGATCGGCGGGCTGGAGATACCTGATTTTTTTGAGGAAGAGACAACTTATATGTGTTGTGAGCCTGGTGACGGAACATACGGGATTGTAGGAGATCGGATTATTATTTCTGACGGCAGTGTTGTTGATGTTGCAGAATATAAATCACTTACTAATGAACAGTTCTGTGCACACTCTGCTGCAAAGCATTGCCTGTATAATGGAAAGCCTTACAGTGTAGGCGCTTTGGCGCGTATGGTTAATCTGGGCGAGAGGCTTCAGGGAAAAGCAGGCGTTCTATTTAAAAAATATTACAATCCGAGATGGCTCAAAAATCCTGTTTTTAATAACCTTGCTCAGGCAATTGAGCTTGTGTGGGCTCTTGAATTAATTCCGGGAATTGTTGACAAAATGTTGAAGATTGAAGATGACCCTGAGATTGTACTGCCTTCACAATTAGATGGTGAAGGAGTGGGTGCAGTAGAAGCACCAAGGGGAACTCTTTATCACCATTATAAAATGAAAGACGGACTTATTGATAAGGCAAATTTTGTAATTCCTACGGGACAAAATCTTGAAGATGTTGAAAAGTATATGAGAAATGCAGTAGAGGCACTTGTTAAACAGGATGCTGATGATGATAAAATTCGTTTTCAGTGTGAAGTTATTGCAAGGGCATACGACCCTTGTATAAGTTGTTCAACACATTTGGTGAAAATTGAAAGATAA
- a CDS encoding FAD/NAD(P)-binding protein — MTNCACASEPRNPYTPEPMRLIRRYPLTEDVNFFQVRAVDVSKAINLNYLPGQFMMVSLNGIGEAPFSISSTPSRPGLIEFGIRRVGNVTNHIFKMKENHIMGVRGPYGNGFPIEDMKGRDLVIVMGGLGAVPLRSLLLYALDNRDQFGKIYLLHGAKRPDDMLFKEEFFNMMTRDDLICHLTVDQDDTGAWPYETGLITRLFANLTDIDPNNTSFAVCGPPIMYKFVVAEILKLNVPKHQILMTLERRMKCGVGKCGHCSIGGYIYTCLEGPVFSYWDVIHMKGLI; from the coding sequence ATGACAAATTGTGCATGTGCATCAGAGCCGAGAAATCCGTACACTCCGGAACCTATGCGTTTGATTAGAAGATATCCCTTAACTGAAGATGTTAATTTTTTCCAGGTAAGGGCGGTAGATGTCTCAAAAGCTATAAACCTTAATTACCTGCCTGGCCAGTTCATGATGGTTTCTCTGAATGGCATAGGTGAGGCTCCTTTCAGTATATCTTCCACTCCGTCAAGGCCGGGGCTTATTGAATTTGGTATACGCAGAGTTGGCAATGTTACAAATCATATTTTCAAGATGAAAGAAAATCATATTATGGGTGTGAGAGGCCCTTATGGCAACGGATTCCCTATTGAGGACATGAAAGGAAGGGACCTTGTAATTGTAATGGGAGGACTTGGCGCAGTTCCATTAAGATCTCTTCTTCTTTATGCCCTGGACAACAGGGATCAATTTGGAAAAATTTACCTTCTTCACGGTGCAAAACGTCCTGATGATATGTTATTTAAAGAAGAATTTTTCAACATGATGACCCGTGACGATCTGATCTGCCATCTGACAGTGGATCAGGATGATACAGGAGCCTGGCCGTATGAGACAGGTCTTATTACCAGGCTTTTTGCAAATCTAACTGATATAGATCCCAATAATACCAGTTTTGCAGTGTGCGGGCCTCCGATTATGTATAAATTTGTTGTTGCCGAGATATTAAAATTAAATGTACCAAAACATCAGATACTTATGACTCTTGAGCGGAGAATGAAATGCGGTGTCGGTAAATGCGGGCACTGCAGTATCGGAGGTTATATATATACCTGCCTTGAGGGCCCGGTCTTTTCGTACTGGGACGTAATTCATATGAAGGGTCTCATATAA
- a CDS encoding 4Fe-4S dicluster domain-containing protein: protein MRAVKLKKKDLNKFLKTIELFGELWGPVKNGEHYSLSKIDSFSDIETKALRTKIPFKKLFVPPEFPMYSFSKEGMKEELSDIPKRVLFGLHPCDIHALMIMDRFHSINFEDPYYMERRRNTAIIGYSCVPDDLCFCKTTNTSNVEKGFDLFFTELGDFYLVWVGSSLGDDMVRGCPRMIGEVVTHEDLEKYIQWRKERESKFKLNMDFTGMPGIVELSYDHPMWEELGEKCLSCGACTIVCPTCSCYNVRDEVEMNTVDGRRIRQWDSCMFREFSMVAEGHNFREARSERLKLRFIHKLQAFIGAYDEPACVGCGRCIDTCPVGIDIRTVGMRLKGEEVEV from the coding sequence ATGAGAGCTGTTAAACTTAAAAAGAAGGACCTTAATAAGTTCTTAAAGACTATTGAGTTATTCGGAGAACTTTGGGGCCCTGTGAAAAACGGAGAGCACTATTCTCTTTCAAAAATTGATTCATTTTCTGATATTGAGACAAAGGCTCTTAGAACAAAAATTCCCTTTAAAAAGTTATTTGTCCCGCCCGAATTTCCCATGTACAGTTTTTCAAAGGAAGGTATGAAAGAAGAGCTGTCAGACATTCCTAAAAGAGTATTATTCGGATTGCATCCATGCGATATCCATGCTCTTATGATTATGGACAGATTTCATTCCATTAATTTTGAAGATCCATACTACATGGAGCGAAGGCGCAACACTGCGATTATCGGATATTCGTGTGTTCCCGATGATCTTTGTTTCTGTAAGACAACTAACACGAGCAACGTGGAAAAAGGGTTTGATCTTTTTTTTACAGAATTGGGTGATTTTTATCTTGTATGGGTTGGTTCCAGTCTCGGTGATGATATGGTACGCGGCTGTCCGAGAATGATAGGAGAAGTAGTGACTCATGAAGACCTTGAGAAGTACATTCAGTGGAGAAAAGAGAGAGAATCCAAATTTAAGTTAAATATGGATTTTACAGGAATGCCTGGAATTGTGGAGCTGAGTTACGACCATCCCATGTGGGAGGAACTTGGTGAAAAGTGTCTTTCATGCGGTGCCTGTACAATAGTCTGCCCGACATGTTCCTGCTATAATGTGAGAGATGAAGTTGAAATGAACACTGTTGACGGCAGGAGAATAAGGCAGTGGGATTCATGTATGTTTCGTGAATTCTCAATGGTAGCTGAAGGGCACAACTTCAGGGAGGCAAGATCAGAACGTCTTAAATTGAGATTTATTCATAAACTTCAGGCCTTTATCGGCGCATATGATGAGCCTGCATGTGTCGGATGCGGCCGCTGTATTGACACATGCCCGGTAGGTATTGATATCAGAACTGTCGGTATGCGGCTTAAAGGCGAGGAGGTGGAAGTATGA
- a CDS encoding PAS domain S-box protein translates to MTKKNALIISSDGIAALEFKNVLIKNGYKILKIAQTGEEGLELSDKLNPDFIIIDTHLKGRIDAITAINQISAKHTIPLVITTSENELNAAKAINKRTSTNILIKPVQKDILIYTIENSILQVKLYKNDKKYYNLFNSVADPILIFRKDNYKILDCNKAFLKRYGYTKSQLIKMTPFNLHPEEELEIVKQRINMANREYEFEYHHITKTGDILDVSITSDEILYDGKEAFISIIHNITTRIKNENKIKKQAFEAELIFNIGKKLSRKLDCELLLKETVDSIKNQFNYYGVLLLLFDKKRENLVLKAISGEHSKVFPAKMKININEGLIGKAARTGVPILCRDVSKNKDYINTSNEKTKSELSVPIISNKKIIGVIDIQSNKLNAFSEEDEKVIETISSQVAIALDNAKLYNTINKKLAEQKKTAAILRKTQQETDRIFNTAIDGIIVIDRQFKIYKINDSLLKQLNISREKAIGAKCHALIRSSICNTLKCPIYQISDKNVQYTQTGVIVHAPDKELKCTISSSAFYSAEGRLNGIVSSFHDITEYMEMQTKLIQAEKLQSIGQLASGIAHEINTPIQYVGDNVRFFKDSYKNFAKIIEQTENLCESIKSGGDIVQAAEKLHQIKDEAGLDFLINEIPTAIDQTLDGVARISKIVSAMKDFSHPGETEKSLNDINRAIETTVTIARNRWKYVADIDLQLDEWLPPVPCYIDEFNQVILNLIVNAADAIADKIGSSEEKKGKITIKTKPAGNYIEISIKDTGTGIPEKVKDKVFDPFFTTKEVGKGTGQGLAISYSVIVEKHKGSIGFVSVPGEGTEFKIKLPIDS, encoded by the coding sequence ATGACTAAAAAAAATGCATTGATTATTTCAAGCGACGGCATTGCTGCTTTAGAGTTTAAAAACGTTCTGATAAAAAACGGCTATAAAATATTAAAAATAGCCCAAACAGGAGAAGAGGGCCTTGAATTATCAGATAAACTAAATCCTGATTTTATTATTATTGATACTCATCTGAAAGGCAGGATAGATGCCATAACAGCCATAAATCAAATCTCTGCAAAGCACACCATACCGTTAGTAATTACTACATCAGAAAATGAACTAAATGCTGCCAAAGCAATAAATAAAAGAACCTCAACAAATATATTGATTAAACCTGTACAAAAAGATATTCTCATCTACACAATAGAAAACTCAATTCTGCAGGTAAAACTTTACAAAAATGATAAAAAATATTATAATCTGTTTAACAGCGTTGCAGATCCTATCTTAATATTCAGAAAAGACAACTATAAAATTCTCGACTGCAACAAAGCATTTTTAAAAAGATACGGATACACAAAATCCCAATTAATTAAAATGACCCCGTTTAATCTTCACCCTGAAGAAGAATTGGAAATTGTTAAACAGCGAATCAATATGGCTAATCGTGAATATGAATTTGAGTATCATCATATCACAAAAACCGGAGACATCCTTGATGTTTCCATAACAAGTGATGAAATACTTTATGACGGGAAAGAAGCCTTTATCAGCATAATTCACAACATAACAACACGGATAAAAAATGAAAACAAAATAAAAAAGCAGGCATTCGAAGCAGAACTTATCTTTAATATCGGGAAAAAATTAAGCCGAAAACTTGATTGTGAACTGCTTTTAAAAGAAACTGTGGATTCAATAAAAAATCAATTTAATTATTACGGAGTTCTGCTTCTTCTATTCGACAAAAAAAGAGAAAACCTTGTTCTAAAAGCCATATCAGGGGAACACTCCAAAGTCTTCCCTGCAAAAATGAAGATAAATATAAATGAGGGATTAATCGGAAAAGCAGCAAGAACCGGTGTGCCAATACTATGCAGGGATGTTTCAAAAAATAAAGATTATATTAACACATCAAACGAGAAAACAAAATCAGAACTTTCCGTACCGATAATCAGCAATAAGAAAATAATCGGTGTTATTGATATTCAAAGCAATAAATTAAATGCTTTTTCCGAAGAAGACGAAAAAGTAATTGAAACAATAAGCTCACAGGTAGCCATTGCATTAGATAATGCAAAACTTTATAACACCATTAATAAAAAACTGGCTGAACAGAAAAAAACTGCAGCTATTTTAAGGAAAACCCAGCAGGAAACGGACAGAATCTTTAATACTGCAATTGACGGTATTATTGTTATTGACAGACAATTTAAGATATACAAAATAAACGACTCACTATTAAAACAACTTAACATATCAAGAGAGAAAGCAATCGGAGCAAAATGTCATGCGCTGATCCGATCTTCGATATGCAATACTCTAAAATGCCCTATCTACCAGATTAGTGATAAAAATGTTCAATACACTCAAACAGGCGTTATTGTTCATGCCCCTGATAAAGAGCTTAAATGCACTATCTCGTCATCTGCCTTTTACTCTGCAGAAGGCCGATTAAACGGCATTGTCTCCTCTTTTCACGATATTACGGAATACATGGAAATGCAGACTAAACTAATACAGGCAGAAAAGCTCCAATCCATAGGCCAGCTTGCATCAGGCATTGCGCATGAGATTAATACACCCATCCAATATGTTGGTGATAATGTGAGATTTTTTAAAGATTCTTATAAAAATTTTGCAAAAATAATTGAGCAGACTGAAAATCTCTGCGAATCAATAAAATCGGGTGGTGATATTGTCCAAGCTGCTGAAAAACTGCATCAGATTAAAGACGAAGCAGGGCTTGATTTTTTAATAAATGAAATACCAACAGCAATTGATCAGACACTTGACGGAGTTGCGAGAATATCAAAAATAGTTTCTGCAATGAAAGACTTTTCTCATCCCGGAGAAACAGAAAAATCATTAAATGATATAAACAGAGCAATAGAGACAACTGTTACAATAGCACGAAACAGATGGAAATATGTTGCAGATATTGATTTACAATTAGACGAATGGCTTCCTCCTGTTCCATGCTATATTGACGAATTCAACCAGGTAATATTAAATTTAATCGTAAATGCAGCAGATGCTATTGCAGATAAAATCGGCAGCTCGGAAGAAAAAAAAGGTAAAATTACAATTAAAACTAAACCCGCCGGCAATTATATTGAAATTTCCATTAAGGACACAGGAACAGGTATTCCTGAAAAAGTAAAAGATAAGGTCTTTGATCCGTTTTTTACGACAAAAGAGGTGGGAAAGGGAACAGGCCAGGGCCTGGCAATAAGCTACTCTGTTATTGTGGAGAAACATAAAGGGAGTATAGGTTTTGTATCTGTACCAGGGGAAGGCACTGAATTTAAAATTAAACTCCCTATTGATTCATAG
- a CDS encoding HDOD domain-containing protein, whose protein sequence is MKNILLVDDEPNVLSGLKRMLYPMHSIWNVQTAESGKLALEKMISIPFDVLITDMRMPEMNGLELLTQVKERYPDIIRIVLSGHSDREIILKSVNIVHQYLSKPCSADTIKTTIERVLAIKNLLQSSKIRTVVSSLQQLPSLPELYTNIMAEIQKDEPSINVVAEIISEDISMSAKVLQLVNSAFFSLPRHISSIQNAVNLLGLETISSLVLSIKIFSQFDNKSFDFFPIHRLWSHSLRVANFSKYISSKILENPIISDYTFISGMMHDIGRLLLVTNFPEEYKKIIQPAEKNFDLICSIEQKELGVTHSGVGAYLLGIWGFPYPVIEAVAFHHTPLQSKDSSLSPLSFVYITDLLDNMNQYKTEFKPNAEYLKMINLKSNLTNFKNEYKNFLLRKDDRQ, encoded by the coding sequence ATGAAAAACATACTGCTCGTTGATGACGAACCCAATGTACTCTCAGGACTGAAAAGGATGTTGTACCCAATGCACAGTATCTGGAATGTACAGACCGCTGAGAGCGGCAAACTTGCCCTTGAAAAGATGATCAGTATACCCTTTGACGTTTTAATTACTGATATGCGTATGCCTGAAATGAACGGCCTTGAATTATTAACTCAGGTAAAGGAGAGATATCCCGATATAATAAGAATTGTTCTATCCGGCCATTCAGACAGAGAAATTATATTAAAATCAGTTAATATTGTACACCAATACCTGTCAAAACCATGCAGCGCTGATACAATAAAAACAACAATTGAACGAGTTCTTGCAATAAAGAATCTGCTTCAATCATCAAAGATACGTACAGTTGTTTCCTCTTTACAGCAGCTTCCGAGCCTTCCCGAGCTGTACACTAATATCATGGCTGAAATTCAAAAAGACGAGCCTTCAATAAATGTTGTAGCAGAAATAATAAGTGAAGATATAAGTATGTCTGCAAAAGTACTGCAGCTTGTAAATTCCGCTTTCTTCAGCCTGCCGCGGCATATTTCATCTATCCAGAATGCTGTGAATCTTCTCGGGTTAGAAACAATAAGTTCTCTCGTACTGTCAATCAAGATATTTTCTCAGTTTGACAATAAGAGCTTTGACTTTTTCCCAATACACAGGTTATGGTCACACAGCCTCCGCGTTGCAAATTTCTCAAAATATATCTCTTCTAAAATTTTAGAAAATCCGATTATAAGCGATTATACCTTTATATCAGGAATGATGCACGACATAGGCAGGTTATTATTAGTGACGAATTTCCCCGAAGAGTATAAAAAAATCATTCAGCCTGCAGAAAAAAACTTTGATTTAATTTGCAGTATTGAGCAGAAGGAGCTTGGTGTTACTCATTCAGGCGTAGGAGCCTATCTTCTTGGTATATGGGGATTTCCCTATCCGGTAATTGAAGCGGTGGCATTCCATCACACACCTCTTCAAAGTAAAGACAGCTCATTATCTCCGCTTTCGTTTGTATATATCACAGATTTACTTGACAATATGAATCAATACAAGACAGAATTTAAACCCAATGCAGAATACCTTAAAATGATAAATCTTAAAAGTAATCTAACAAATTTTAAAAATGAATATAAAAATTTTCTACTTCGAAAGGATGACAGACAATGA